atttcctagaattaatcgtatcactcaccttactggcaatataaaaatgcccccgacttgcatatatttgcaatgccgatttcccccagccagcttggttttgatgtctctgatagggacccgccgcatgtgtcgtcaatttcgaccaatcagaagtgggtatttccgttaggataggggttgagggttttcaattgttcgatagtgagtttcatgacatatattattttcttcaatataaaaaattgttatgaagtaccgaaatcgattgacgcaaaaatttcatcaatacatcataaaatgactgagcaataagcgtttgaaattggacaattttcacaatgtgctcgattttagattttcaatttgtaccccaatatgttcccgaaagacgtaattctacgtcaaaacgctcTTTCCCCTACCTACCATGATTCCTCTCCTGAAAGTTATAGCCGATCACTCAAGATATACCCATCCAAATAAGCGCTCTCTTTCCGTCCTCTCCATCCCTAACTCTTTCCTATGAATCCTTTCCTGAAAGTAATCATCAGCGTTGGACAAAACGTATGCTGATTTCTACGGGTACCGTTTGGTACTGGagtttgttgctgttgctgttggtgCCTGCCGTTGCTGCgaattgttttgacgtaggactacgtctttcatttctatactggggtgtaagttcaaagtttcgaaaacgaaagcgttacgctggagaacgagatttcgagtgttaatagctcctaaacaactggacGAAATGAtataataaacacttcattcgaaaaataaaatgtctacgcgctatatgcttgttactttttgatccaaaaacttttttcaacagccctaaaattgctttcaaaacaggctattgaaatcacaccaatcggtatataagtgagcgccgctcggaaatccactcagttatgattgtgcaacgattgaggtactatcgctggaatggatggatgtttccctaacacagacttcaaaaccatggagccagggagaatcggcattgcgaaataAATTCAagttgcgggtacttttgtactcattTGCGTTTTGCGAAttgaaatgtttccctaacacagatttcataaCCATGGAgcttgaggaaatcggcattgcaaaatagatgctagTTGcgggtacttttatactcgcttacgtttttgcaaattggaatgtttccctaacacggactacaaaaccttaaagcctggggaaatcgactttGCAACAACCGATGCAAgctacgagtacttttgtactcgcttgcgtttttacaaattggaatgtttccctaacacagattttaaaaacatggagcctgggaaaattggcattgcaaagtagatgcaaactacgggtacttttgcactcgcttgcatttttgcaaaccggaatatgttttcccaatacagattctgaaaccaagaagttgtgaaattcggcattgcagatacattcatgtCGGCAATACTTATATACCCCAAtgaatttttacactccggaattcgttttgctaacacgatccacaaaagcgggtacaaatgcaacgctttggctcgattattcaagactgcattggaagatatctcttcatgttgCCAGCTAActaaacttctacgcatactgtttgatgattaggcaaacaGTTTGTAACTATTTGCtacgataactactaccataatgcattgacttaaattgggattcGTTTGCAATTATATTTCgtgaatagtttcattcattcactactttaatcaataatttaatcaatacacacaaaagatagctctgcgcagcggcgatacaGTACCCAATTAGgatcatccgaggtgggattactgctaactgaagaaatacaattgattactacgCCAacggaagtcctacgtcaaccttgcgattatatcataggtataacccatccatagtttctGTATTGAGAGCTGTTGAATGAAATACGAGACCGGCTTCTTCTTGGATGAGTTCTGTTACTGCCGATTATTGAATtatattttaatgaagattattTATTACACTTGGTTTTTTTAccgtttataattttttctttgctATGGTATTCTTGCGTCCTTGTTAGAATAagtgttataattttttttttcaatgaatttatatttatatttctgGACACAACTGCATTGCTTCTGGAGTGTTTGTATACGCGGTTCACTGCGCGATTTTATTTCCGCACGCGAAGGGATTTCTCGACGGCTGTGCCTCAGCCAGAATTTCGCGAACACTAAGCACCGTGTAACCAACTTAAACAAAATGAAGGAATTGGGATCGCTCAAAACTTTCCGGTTTCGGATAGGAAGAGAAACTCGACTGTTCTCTTCAACGTTCTTTATTGGACTAACTCTGCGATATAAAAACAAGCGAATATGGTGTCTGATACATTTCTGTTGTCATGGTGTGCGTGTGTACATTGGCAGTAGGGTAAAGTGTGTAATTTAGGTTTCATAAATTGATCTTGAAATCTAATCTAGCGTAGTTTTACAATTAATTCAATGAATGTAGTAAAGTATGTTTATGGATTCAATCTAGTGTAGTTTTTATATAGAAAACAACGAAATTCTGATTTACAGTACTATAGCCAGGTTGAAGTTATAtgtaaattcaaattttgattaTGGCTCGAACATCCTGGCCGCCTTAAAATAGCCTAGTctattttaatatttaattttcacTGCTTTTTCTTGGTTTCTCTCTGTCAATTATTTTGGTTCGTCTTCGGATTCACATTCCACGTTCGTTGGTTCAGGCAAAAGAGCGATCTTTGCCACAGGTCGCATTACATTATCGGCTACTGGAGTTTTCAAGGTTACTACCCTGACGATTCCATCTCGTCCCGGATGAGTCTTCACTATTCTTCCAATGGACCATTGGGCTGGAGGGAGATTGTCATCTTTGATGAGCACTAGTTGACCGATATGAATTTCAGTCGATAGCTTGCATCCTTTGGTAGAGCGACGTTGTAGATGCTGTATGTATTCTGGATACCATCTACGCCATATTTGCTGTATACGCTTCTGGACGAGCTGCCAACGATTTAATCGATTGTCCGGTATTTGTTTTAAGTCGGACTCTGGAATCGCCTGTAGATTCGATCctaccaaaaaatgacctgGAGTAAGGGCCTCTAAGTCCCCTGGATCGTTTGACATTTCGGTGAGAGGACGAGAGTTCAAACACATCTCTATTTGTGCAAGGAGCGTGAACATCTCTTCTAGTGTAACGACGGTATTTCCCATTTGCTTGAGtaaatgagttttggtagatttCACTGCCGCTTCCCATAGCCCACCGAAATGGGATGCGCGTGGGGGTATAAATTTCCAGTTGATTTCGGAATTGGCACACCAATTGAATATGAGTTGGCGATCGGCATCATTCACCTTTAACATTTTGTATAGCTGCTGGAGCTCGTTTGCGGTACCTTTAAAGTTGGTGGCGTTATCTGAGTGCAATTCTTGTACTTTACCACGCCTAGAGATGAATCGCCGTAAAGCCGCGATGAATGCCGCAGTACTGAGATCACCGACCAGCTCCAGGTGGATTGCGCGTGTAGAAAAGCAAATGAAGATTGCAATGTAACCTTTAGTTGGTGCTGTTTTGCGATGGAGAGCTTTTGTATATACTGGCCCGCAATAATCCAGTCCGGTCACTGAGAAAGGTCGTGAGGGATTGACACGAGATGCAGGAAGATCAGCAGTCATTTGCTGGATAAGTTTAGGTTTTTGTCGGAAGCAGGTAATACATCTGTGATAAGCCTGGCGTAGAAGATTGCGACCGCCAAGAATCCAAAATTTTTGTCGAATGGTGTTCATCATTAATTGCGGTCCTGCGTGCATCAGATTTCGGTGATAATATTCGGCTAAATGTATAGTGAGTCGGTGCTTTCCACTCAATACGATTGGGTGTTTGGCATTTTCGGGAATCGCTGATCGACTAATTCGTCCACCAATTCTGATGATGTCATTTCGTACAAATGGATTTAACCATTTCAGATGTGAGGATTTATCTACCAGATGATCTCTCTGAAGAGTTGCAAATTCAGCGGAAAAGGAATCACGCTGTGCGAGACGACACAAGGAATCTTCGGCTGTTTGCATGTGTTCATATGAAAAATATGAGAATGAACCTGTTGGTTGGCATAAAGTTGCACACGCCCCAGTTGGATGATTTTCTGCAGCGGTTTTGTGCAACGCACGGATGTAACGTAAAATTTGTGCTGTAATTCTTCGAAGTTTGATATAACTGGAGTAACGACTGAATAACCAGTCACTAAACGTCGGCTGACGTGATGGAATATTTGAAATATGGCAAATTTTGCGCTTCTCAGCTAATTCATCGGGGGGCTGGATGATATTCAGCGGTTGCTCTGGCCAATATTCCATTAATTGGGAAAGCCACGTATAATTCGTCAGGACTAAGACCACGGGAAATTTCATCTGCGGGGTTATCACTTCCGGGTACATAATGCCAGGAGCATCCAACGGTGGCTTCCTGAATTTTCGACACACGATTGCCGACAAATGTTTTCCAATGTGATGGTGAGGCTTTCAACCAGTGCAATACTGTCATGGAATCCACCCAGAAGAAAACTGTAGCCTGTTTCTTTATTGCAGCTGTTACTTTACTGTACAATTCTGTGGAGAGTAATGCTGCACAGAGCTCTAAACGAGCGATGGATTGATGTGTCTTCAATGGAGCAACGCGGACTTCGCAGATAGGAGTTGGATTTTTACGTTGTGTTGTTTATCTTCCGTACGTACATATACACATGTGCCGTACGATTTTTCGGAAGCATCCGAAAAAAAGTGCAGCTGGAAATGTTCCGTAAATGGTGCTGAAACGAAGCGAGGAACTCGTATTTCACTCAGTAGCTTCAGTTGAGTATGGAATTCCTTCCATTCACGTTGGAGTTTCGATGGGAGCGGTTCATCCCACGAAAAGACCTTTCCCTCATCGGTCGTTATTGCCCAGAGACGTTGCATGAATTGTTTCGCAGTGGATATAACGGGGCCTACCAGGCCAAGTGGGTCGTATACTTGTGCAATGTACGATAGAACATTTCTCTTCGTGAGGATTGTCGCAGGAAGTGGTAAATTGATTCGGGATCGTAGTGTGTCTGTCTTTGGCTCCCAGACCAAGCCAAGTGTTGTTTCTGCTTGTTTATCGGAAAGTTCGAAGCATGGCTGAACGCCACGATCTGTCTCAGGAATTTCGGCTAATATTTCTGGAACATTCGAGGCCCACTTCCTTAATTTGAGTTCTGCGGTTTCTAACATTGCAGTTAGTTGTCGACGGAGATGAATTGCAGTCTGAAGATCATTCGCTCCGCTTATAAGGTCGTCGACATAAAAATCTTCGAGGACAATCTGCTTTGCCAACGGAAAACGGTCACCTTCATCTTTAGCGAGTTGAACGAGTGTGCGGGTGGCGAGAAATGGTGCAGCTGAGGTACCGTAGGTTACGGTTCTTAGTTCAAATGTGGATATTGGATCAGAAAGACGTTTTCGCCACAGTATGCGAGTGAGGGGTTGATCATTTTCATGTACTTCAATCTGACGGTACATCTTCTCGATGTCCGCCACTATCGCAAGCTGGCGCTCCAAACTAAAAAGGCGTTTTTCTGCAATGGATCGGGATTCACCAAGTCTGACTGTGGTGTCTTGGGTTCTCGGCAAACACACGATATATCTTCCGTTCTCATTTCGTTTGGTAGTTGCTGCATAAAGCTCCTCACAAGATGTCTCGTCATTGGAATAAAGTCGCCGAGGTTGAATGGATTCCAATTCCCAAAATCTCTCTAATACTGCCTCTAATTTGCGGTACGTCAATGCGGTATGACACACAGATGAAGGGTATGGCAACGTGTGGTTCCAGCGACCTATCACAACCCAGCCAAAAACTGTTTCGACTAGAACAGGACAATTTTCGTTGAGATGAACCCTACCTGCCCGTAGGTATTCATGAAGATTTTCGGCACCTAATATTATATCAATACGTCTCGATATATTGAAAAAGGGGTCCGCTAATTCGACTGTTTCAGGAATGTTCCACGAGGAAACGTTAACGTCATTTGCTGGGATTTTCACAGTTGGTTTTGGAAGAACTAAAAATTCGAGTTTGGATCGATAATACTTCTACTCTAGAACGAATATCAGCTAAAATTGACTTGGTAACGGTGACAGTCATTTCACCAATTCCGGAAATTGGAATGTTGACTTGTTCTGGGTTCAGGCACAGCTGGTTGGCTAACTTCTTCGAAATGAAATTTGACTGGGACCCCGAGTCAATTAACGCTCTTGCTTGATGCTCGTTTCCAAATTTGTCggttatataaaaaataatcgTCGATAGAAATACTGTATTGGATGAGTGGTGCTGAACTGGTACGCTAACTTCATTATTCGGATGGGTTGTTCCATTTGGGTCTGCCATATTAGCAGCTGGTAATGCTTGTGTGGATAGGGCTGTAGAGGACAACATCTTGGATGGTTGTACTGGATTAGCGGATTGGTGAAGCAGTGTATGATGGCGCTCATGACAATGGCGGCAACTATATTTGGAATCACAACTGCGTGCAACATGAGAAGTTTTGAAACAGTTCCAGCACAGACCTTTCTTGCTAACGAGCTCTATTCGTTGACTTACGGGAATGGTTTGAAACGTCGGACACTGATATAGATAATGGCTTTCTGGACATGCTATACAAGTAGGAAAATTTATATTCGTATTCGTATTTGGAGCGGCTACGTTTGCAATCGCTTTCGGGGGAGGGTATCTTCTCGGAAATTGACTAAACTCGGTAGGCTTATCCGTAGTCACCTGTGAACGATGCTGGATTTCTGAGGAGACCGTCTGGAGAATACGCAATCGCTGGTACAGGTATTCGATGCAGTGTTCGTAATCATCTTGATCATTAGTTGTGGCATATTCTTCCCATGCTCGGAGCGTCATGGGATCCAATTTGTAACACATCATACAAACGAGCGGAGTATCCCATTCATATATGTTCTCACCTAACTTCGCCAGAGCTCTTACGTGACGTTGGAAATCATCTACTAACTTTCGGAAATCTTGGGGGTTTTCTCTGCTAATCGGGCTGAGATCATGCAGAGCTCTAAACAACTGTTTTTTCAGGAAACGCGTATTGTCATATCGTTTGAGGAGAGCTTCCCAGGTTGGGTGATAGTTGGCTGCTTCGATATCCACCGTCTCGTAAGGCTTGCGCGCCTCACCTTCTAGTGATTGTAATAAGAACTGTAGCTTCGCGACTGGAGGAATTTCTAGAACATCGTGCACCATCGACTTAAATGTATCACGGAAACCTAGCCATCGTGAAAAATCTCCGTCAAATTTcggaaggtcgattttcggtaaTCGCAGATGGAATGATGGTGAAACTGATGACGGTGGAATTTGCTGAGTAATTACAGAAGTGCTTACTGGTGGAATTGTTTCTGCTGGTTTCCTGGACATCAACCAACCTTTCAGGGTACAATATCCTGTTTCAAATTTTTGCCGTTCTATCAGGTGCTTGGCAAGGGGCGCTTCTCCACAATCTAATTTTTCAATGTCACTTTGGGTTTTATTATACTCACGAAAAATGTTATCGATCATGTCCAACCGCACGAGGATTTGATTGGGATCAGTTTCCTCATCGCACTGATCGGTGAAAGCTTCTACAGTGTCTAGAGAAGACTCTAATGACTTTCGCAATATCAACTTTTCTTTCAGCTTCTTTTTGGTGGCCATTTTTGAAGGTTATCACTCGATCAAAGATTTAAATTTGCATACGCGACGTTATTTTTCACAATCCTTTTCGATATGATTTGTCGGAACGTTTCCGATTTTGTTTTGGGCACTGGTGTGAATAACGTAGCtatttcgcatcacaacacaactACAAACATATGAACGCTTTTTGTATGACGCGATGGAAAAATACAATGGCGGAACTATACTtagattccccacacaattgcgaACACGTTACACAATGGTGGCACTTGGCTTGGGTCTGCGACACAAAGGAAAACTCTGTTTGCGATAAAAGACAATGGTGTTATTTGGCTCGGGTTATCCACACAATTGAGAACACGTTTTTTCGACAATGGTGGCACTTGGATTGGGATATATTCGTGGAACACTTTCTTCTCTATTTCGAAAGAATAGCAACGGCGTTGCTTGGAATGGATGCGCGATTCActggaaacaattttttttcttcgccaCACTAGGACAGCAATGGCGTCGATTTGCTTGGGTGCGGTACACAAAGGAACACTTTTCAATTTGTGGCGATAAAATGCGATGGCGTCGATCGGCTTGGATACGGAGGACACTTTCTTCTTTGAAAGAAAACTGTAATGCCGGCGGCACTAGGAGTCGGTTTGCAACACAATTGGTACGAATCGGCACTTGGATCGGAATCTGCGGATTGGCGTGGGTTAGTGCACCCAACGGATTTTACACGATATTAGTCGGACACTGATTCTGGCTTTTGGTTATGACCTTcgcatccggttcgaaggaccaatgtaTACGCGGTTCACTGCGTGATTTTATTTCCGCACGCGAAGGGATTTCTCGACGGCTGTGCCTCAGCCAGAATTTCGCGAACACTAAGCACCGTGTAACCAACTTAAACAAAATTACGGAATTGGGATCGCTCAAAACTTTCCGGTTTCGGATAGGAAGAGAAACTCGACTGTTCTCTTCAACGTTCTTTATTGGACTAACTCTGCGATATAAAAACAAGCGAATATGGTGTCTGATACATTTCTGTTGTCATGGTGTGCGTGTGTACATTGGCAATAGGGTAAAGTGTGTAATTTAGGTTTCATAAATTGATCTTGAAATCTAATCTAGCGTAGTTTCACAATTAATTCAATGAATGTAGTAAAGTATGTTTATGGATTCAATCTAGTGTAGTTTTTATATAGAAAACAACGAAATTCTGATTTACAGTACTATAGCCAGGTTGAAGTTATAtgtaaattcaaattttgattaTGGCTCGAACAGTGTTTATTATCGAGATAATGGCAGATTCTAATTCTTCAAACACCTCTACAAATATTTGCATCCCTGGAATTGTTATGAACTC
The Toxorhynchites rutilus septentrionalis strain SRP chromosome 2, ASM2978413v1, whole genome shotgun sequence genome window above contains:
- the LOC129767094 gene encoding uncharacterized protein LOC129767094, whose amino-acid sequence is MNTIRQKFWILGGRNLLRQAYHRCITCFRQKPKLIQQMTADLPASRVNPSRPFSVTGLDYCGPVYTKALHRKTAPTKGYIAIFICFSTRAIHLELVGDLSTAAFIAALRRFISRRGKVQELHSDNATNFKGTANELQQLYKMLKVNDADRQLIFNWCANSEINWKFIPPRASHFGGLWEAAVKSTKTHLLKQMGNTVVTLEEMFTLLAQIEMCLNSRPLTEMSNDPGDLEALTPGHFLVGSNLQAIPESDLKQIPDNRLNRWQLVQKRIQQIWRRWYPEYIQHLQRRSTKGCKLSTEIHIGQLVLIKDDNLPPAQWSIGRIVKTHPGRDGIVRVVTLKTPVADNVMRPVAKIALLPEPTNVECESEDEPK
- the LOC129767095 gene encoding uncharacterized protein LOC129767095; the protein is MATKKKLKEKLILRKSLESSLDTVEAFTDQCDEETDPNQILVRLDMIDNIFREYNKTQSDIEKLDCGEAPLAKHLIERQKFETGYCTLKGWLMSRKPAETIPPVSTSVITQQIPPSSVSPSFHLRLPKIDLPKFDGDFSRWLGFRDTFKSMVHDVLEIPPVAKLQFLLQSLEGEARKPYETVDIEAANYHPTWEALLKRYDNTRFLKKQLFRALHDLSPISRENPQDFRKLVDDFQRHVRALAKLGENIYEWDTPLVCMMCYKLDPMTLRAWEEYATTNDQDDYEHCIEYLYQRLRILQTVSSEIQHRSQVTTDKPTEFSQFPRRYPPPKAIANVAAPNTNTNINFPTCIACPESHYLYQCPTFQTIPVSQRIELVSKKGLCWNCFKTSHVARSCDSKYSCRHCHERHHTLLHQSANPVQPSKMLSSTALSTQALPAANMADPNGTTHPNNEVSVPVQHHSSNTVFLSTIIFYITDKFGNEHQARALIDSGSQSNFISKKLANQLCLNPEQVNIPISGIGEMTVTVTKSILADIRSRVEVLSIQTRIFSSSKTNCENPSK